A single region of the Salvia splendens isolate huo1 chromosome 18, SspV2, whole genome shotgun sequence genome encodes:
- the LOC121777668 gene encoding uncharacterized protein LOC121777668, giving the protein MSSGGAGNRAKAQSISGWTDFDLNQRRKQQGAADNHDSNPYPSLSALTAPRKNESLLDKPFSSVLAPSIAFPSLKDVKSSNFPATAATAKLAYGKLKDHHPWADESLIQDVLAGVNDNVDEALSLLEAMVVTDHHQVDKKEVEASYNSFDSSAGNHRQSVDEGSSLQLLDIIKSLPVEPEPEWGEDDIYLIHRKDAIRMMRSASRHSKSANDAYIRGDHAAAHHFSVKAQQEWAAAEMFNANAAKEILDLRNCKNDPWSLDLHGLHAAEAVKALHEHLMSVESLLSQQGMLKESSVSVAASAQLSGQLEMEKFGRRHPTSRQRITLLQVITGKGNHSRGSAALPSAIRNFLSEKGYNFDETRPGVIMVRPKFRLR; this is encoded by the exons ATGAGCAGTGGTGGTGCTGGCAACAGAGCTAAGGCTCAAAGCATCTCCGGTTGGACTGATTTTGACCTTAATCAGAGAAGGAAGCAGCAAGGTGCTGCCGACAATCATGATTCCAATCCTTATCCTTCCTTGTCAGCCCTAACCGCACCGAGAAAAAACGAATCCCTTTTAGATAAGCCCTTTTCATCCGTGCTTGCCCCTTCAATTGCTTTTCCTTCCTTGAAAGATGTCAAGAGTAGCAACTTTCCAGCCACCGCTGCCACAGCTAAGTTAGCTTATGGAAAGCTTAAAGATCACCACCCTTGGGCAGATGAAAGCTTGATTCAGGATGTTTTGGCTGGTGTAAACGACAATGTCGATGAGGCTTTGTCTTTACTAGAAGCAATGGTCGTCACTGATCATCATCAAGTTGACAAGAAGGAAGTTGAAGCAAGCTACAATAGTTTTGACTCTTCAGCTGGAAATCACAGACAATCCGTGGATGAGGGATCTTCATTACAGTTACTGGATATCATCAAGTCTTTACCTGTTGAACCCGAGCCTGAGTGGGGAGAGGATGATATCTATCTAATTCACCGGAAAGATGCGATAAGGATGATGAG ATCAGCATCTCGTCATTCAAAGTCTGCTAATGATGCATACATAAGGGGTGACCATGCAGCCGCTCACCATTTCTCAGTTAAAGCTCAACAGGAATGGGCTGCTGCTGAGATGTTCAATGCTAATGCAGCCAAAGAAATTCTGGATTTGAGGAATTGTAAAAATGATCCATGGTCATTAGATTTACATGGTCTTCATGCAGCAGAAGCAGTTAAAGCATTGCATGAACATTTAATGAGCGTTGAATCCCTACTTTCACAGCAAGGAATGCTAAAGGAATCCAGTGTGTCAGTTGCTGCATCTGCACAATTATCTGGTcagcttgagatggagaagttCGGGAGACGGCACCCAACTTCTAGGCAGAGGATTACATTGTTACAAGTTATAACAG GAAAGGGTAATCATAGCCGGGGATCAGCTGCACTCCCATCAGCTATCAGAAACTTTCTCAGTGAGAAAGG GTATAATTTCGATGAGACTAGGCCTGGGGTTATCATGGTACGACCCAAGTTTCGGTTGCGATGA